A DNA window from Hemitrygon akajei chromosome 26, sHemAka1.3, whole genome shotgun sequence contains the following coding sequences:
- the LOC140716851 gene encoding T-cell surface glycoprotein CD3 delta chain-like isoform X2, producing MQFSKILVFIVFIVFLLFGNSDGTVVIKEQSSGITLQCPNAGEWEKDGRKMDSGIVKLTRLSDTDTGEYTCIDGQQRSSTFVFVKLCKNCVQLDPSTISGIVIGDLIATIFIAVAIYCVVSSNKASGNRSFIPHNNDLYQELANRRGSSEYSQLTPRLKI from the exons ATGCAATTTTCTAAGATCCTCGTGTTCATCGTGTTCATCGTGTTCCTGCTCTTCG GGAATTCTGATGGAACAGTTG TGATCAAGGAGCAGTCTAGTGGAATCACTTTGCAGTGTCCAAATGCTGGAGAATGGGAGAAGGACGGAAGGAAAATGGACAGTGGGATTGTGAAACTGACAAGGCTTTCAGACACTGATACTGGAGAATATACCTGCATTGATGGCCAACAAAGGTCCTCTACTTTCGTGTTTGTCAAAC tttgCAAGAACTGTGTGCAGTTGGACCCTAGCACCATCTCTGGAATTGTGATTGGAGACCTTATTGCCACCATCTTTATCGCTGTGGCCATTTACTGTGTGGTATCTTCAAACAAGG CTTCTGGCAATAGGAGCTTTATTCCCCATAACAATGATCTCTATCAG GAGCTTGCAAATCGTAGAGGGAGCTCTGAATACAGTCAGCTTACTCCACGCctgaaaatataa